The Propionispora hippei DSM 15287 DNA window CAAAAACGCCTCTACCACATCCTGCGCCTTATCACTGGCAGGGAACACCCGTCCGCCGCGCTCCACTTTGGTCTCCAAGCCCTGACGGGCTAAAAAGTTAATGATATCCTGATTAAAAAAAGTATGAAATGAGCTATACAGAAAACTGCCATTGCCAGGCATGTTTTTTATACAGGCTTGCATATCGGCTATATTGGTAATATTACACCGGCCCTTACCGGTAATCATAAGCTTCCGTCCCACAGACGGCTTTTTTTCCAATACGGTTACCTGCGCTCCATTCTCTGCTGCACTGACTGCTGCCATAAGGCCTGCCGCTCCACCGCCAATAATAACTACTTGTTTCATAGACTGCAGTTCCTCTCCTGTTTTAAAATTCCAGTTATCCGACAGCAGGACAGCGCCGCGCTTGCGGCTAGACTGCTACTTTCCTGCATACTTCTTTAATTCCAGTATTTCCTCATCGGTTAGATATCGAAATTGACCACGCCGCAAACCTTCCAAGGTCAAAAAGGCAAATTTAACCCGCTTTAAATTCTTAACCGGATAACCGATCGCTTCAAACATCCGCCGGATCTGCCGGTTTTTCCCCTCATGAATAGTCACTTCCAGGGCCGTTATATCCCTTTCCCGGTCGTAATCAACGATATCAACCTTAGCCGGCGCCGTTTTACCTTCCTCCAGTTGAATACCAACCCGCAGACGGTCCAGTTTTTCTTCCGCCGGAGAGGAAGCCACTTTCACGATGTAGGTTTTATAAATATGTCTGCTGGGATGTAGCAAACC harbors:
- a CDS encoding pseudouridine synthase, translated to MAERLQKIISQAGIASRREAEKLITAGRVSVNGVVTTELGTKVEPRKARIAVDGKLIASEKPVYVVLYKPKGVITSRTDPQGRKTVTELVADIPERVYPVGRLDYNTEGLLLLTNDGELTNGLLHPSRHIYKTYIVKVASSPAEEKLDRLRVGIQLEEGKTAPAKVDIVDYDRERDITALEVTIHEGKNRQIRRMFEAIGYPVKNLKRVKFAFLTLEGLRRGQFRYLTDEEILELKKYAGK